The Podospora bellae-mahoneyi strain CBS 112042 chromosome 7, whole genome shotgun sequence genome includes a window with the following:
- a CDS encoding hypothetical protein (EggNog:ENOG503NV1N; COG:S) → MARTTQIHKAQRDADKIAPRTCVVQPTTPNPERQQPYQYPGINVDLRHLLRHWTLEPGVDYYHVGCFEVSGAHSKTQPIMVREVAMTLLMDRLTDKPCWHEKVFDEEIVAKWKQEALRAPEDDIWNSIITDQILENLEEIRQVLVRGDPDEIECYPWHRTYHPQKPARQRIISEQAFDYCIAELRCKAIEFNKSGLIFTLNTNENMAIKSDSVVTEELREDLRAAFNKLVAEQGSNPDWHPQAQEMVQDLVHPSMHPFVYGKSPFFQDEVVGVEDAVEKWAGKGQVIEKPLTKPREEMSDFHDYNGQEYAFWSEKYQWLPANLAFQDDGTVRFTSYINNLHPKRHPEIYRTIERLIDTAIPAWERVLSGKATIGEPYIERRSSSYGNYGKKVVPVQQRFGPAPVFSSAYDDDAYEAQPDDLRPGLITEWEEKNGRPVPLDDHELYEVESWTGPDKWTSNPEQYEGLTLEEQKERLLLNYKWEKIRDVILPEPLGFQPVTYTTEHKLSEKFKETGLQVIVKMATIELTPEKPDFPVGGWHIEGMMSEHIVATALYYLDSENITTSSLEFRMKADEHPDLERTIGQDSYRPNEVMFGCRFSYGEALQKLGNVETRQGRLLAFPNVFQHRVSPFSLQDRTKPGHRRFIALWLVDPHQRIISTANVPPQQLDWWAEAVFGGKEQVPKGELPSEVFQLLLEQGLADTISPPKEVLDKMKNRLPPELMDMVRKQRVMPQALMTREEAKEHRLKLMEERSTFHEEAESSWTGVEFNFCEH, encoded by the exons ATGGCCCGTACAACTCAGATACATAAAGCCCAACGTGATGCTGACAAGATCGCCCCTCGAACTTGTGTCGTTCAGCCAACCACACCCAATCCGGAAAGGCAACAGCCGTACCAGTATCCCGGCATTAATGTCGACCTCCGCCACCTCTTGCGGCACTGGACTCTCGAACCGGGCGTCGACTATTACCATGTGGGGTGTTTCGAGGTATCTGGTGCCCACAGCAAGACACAGCCCATCATGGTTCGGGAGGTGGCCATGACGCTTCTCATGGACCGCTTGACCGACAAACCTTGCTGGCATGAAAAGGTCTTTGACGAGGAAATCGTTGCCAAATGGAAACAGGAAGCTCTGAGAGCACCCGAGGATGACATTTGGaactccatcatcaccgatcAAATCTTGGAAAACCTCGAGGAGATACGGCAAGTACTGGTCAGGGGTGATCCTGACGAAATCGAATGTTATCCCTGGCACCGCACTTACCATCCTCAAAAACCAGCGCGCCAGAGGATCATATCAGAGCAGGCGTTTGATTAC TGTATTGCTGAGCTTCGCTGCAAAGCTATCGAGTTCAACAAAAGTGGCCTGATCTTTACGCTCAACACAAACGAGAACATGGCCATCAAGTCGGACTCTGTTGTCACCGAGGAGCTTCGTGAAGACCTCAGAGCCGCCTTCAACAAACTCGTGGCTGAGCAAGGCTCTAACCCTGACTGGCACCCACAGGCTCAAGAGATGGTCCAGGACCTTGTTCACCCGTCCATGCACCCCTTTGTCTACGGGAAATCCCCATTTTTCCAAGACGAGGTTGTGGGAGTCGAGGATGCCGTTGAGAAGTGGGCTGGCAAGGGCCAGGTCATTGAGAAGCCGCTCACCAAACCCCGCGAAGAAATGAGCGACTTTCATGACTACAACGGCCAAGAGTATGCGTTCTGGTCTGAGAAATATCAATGGCTTCCTGCCAACCTAGCCTTTCAGGACGATGGTACAGTCAGGTTCACCAGTtacatcaacaacctgcACCCAAAGAGACACCCCGAGATCTATCGTACCATAGAGCGGCTCATTGACACGGCTATTCCGGCATGGGAACGGGTCTTGAGCGGAAAGGCCACCATCGGTGAACCCTACATCGAAAGGAGGTCCTCCAGCTATGGGAATTACGGAAAGAAAGTCGTCCCAGTGCAACAGCGGTTTGGGCCCGCTCCAGTATTCAGCAGCGCATATGACGACGACGCTTATGAGGCTCAGCCGGACGATTTGCGGCCCGGACTTATCACGGAgtgggaagaaaagaatGGCAGGCCTGTTCCATTGGATGATCACGAGCTATATGAGGTGGAGAGTTGGACAGGGCCAGATAAATGGACCTCCAACCCAGAGCAGTACGAGGGTCTTACTCTGGAAGAGCAGAAAGAGAGACTTTTGCTCAATTATAAGTGGGAAAAAATTCGGGATGTTATCCTTCCAGAACCCCTGGGCTTTCAGCCAGTCACATACACCACCGAGCACAAACTCAGTGAGAAGTTTAAGGAAACCGGTCTTCAGGTCATTGTGAAGATGGCTACGATTGAGCTTACCCCGGAAAAGCCGGACTTCCCGGTTGGAGGTTGGCAC ATTGAGGGCATGATGAGCGAGCACATTGTTGCCACAGCTCTATACTACCTTGATTCAGAGAACATCACCACGAGCTCCCTTGAGTTTCGCATGAAAGCAGATGAGCACCCGGATTTGGAACGTACTATCGGGCAGGATAGCTATCGGCCCAATGAGGTCATGTTTGGTTGTCGGTTTAGTTACGGAGAAGCTCTGCAGAAGCTCGGCAACGTTGAAACGCGTCAGGGACGCCTTCTTGCCTTCCCAAATGTTTT CCAGCATCGCGTCTCTCCCTTCAGTCTCCAGGACCGGACCAAGCCGGGACATCGACGCTTCATTGCTCTTTGGCTCGTTGATCCACACCAACGAATCATCTCCACTGCCAACGTACCACCGCAACAGCTGGACTGGTGGGCAGAAGCCGTCTTTGGGGGCAAGGAGCAGGTGCCAAAGGGCGAGCTCCCTTCCGAGGTGTTTCAACTCTTGCTCGAGCAGGGGCTCGCCGACACAATCTCCCCGCCAAAGGAGGTGCTTGACAAGATGAAAAATCGGTTGCCGCCTGAACTTATGGACATGGTGCGCAAGCAGCGAGTTATGCCACAAGCTCTGATGACGAGAGAGGAGGCAAAGGAGCACAGGTTGAAGTTGATGGAAGAGCGGAGCACGTTTCACGAAGAGGCAGAGTCATCCTGGACGGGGGTGGAGTTCAACTTTTGCGAACACTAG
- a CDS encoding hypothetical protein (EggNog:ENOG503NYCA; COG:G) — protein MAAEVDSALPAEDAIHTEKALGTLPHEENARLDKILNRKFDLHILPWLFGIWLFSFIDRSNIGNARLAGLPEDLGIAGVGTQFNLALLVFYIPYILVDVPSNLLLKKFRAGVYLPSLITAWGVVCLSIGFVKSYAGLIVCRLLLGLFEGGILGGVIIYLAMFYKRHEMLYRSGLFYCAAPLSGAFGGLLAGALGNIEVGVYKRWPWIFFVEGAATVVFGIVCFFFMPDTPAASQFLTEEQRDWALKRMKIDASGSTALETVDEEKFDWFWVWMAIKSPQMWFCAGVWFFLLVPLYSFSLFLPSIVAGMGYTSTTAQLFTVPPNMAGFVVVILTAHFSDKVKNRGGFIAAGTVVGIAGYVMLLVSEQNAVKYAGTFLIAMGVFQASPMLMGWVANNLAPHYVRAVGVGIVISIANCSAFIGTFIYLQRDAPKYALGHSISLGALVITLFLTGLQVAYLSWENRKRDSGERDVRLVEGSVHRLGHRHPAFRYTL, from the exons ATGGCAGCAGAGGTAGACTCGGCTCTGCCCGCAGAAGACGCAATCCATACCGAGAAGGCCCTTGGTACACTTCCTCATGAGGAAAACGCACGGTTAGACAAGATCCTCAACCGGAAGTTTGACCTTCACATTCTCCCTTGGTTGTTTGGTATCTG gctcttctccttcatcgACCGCTCCAACATAGGCAACGCCCGCCTCGCCGGCCTCCCCGAAGACCTCGGCATCGCCGGCGTCGGCACCCAgttcaacctcgccctcctggTCTTTTACATCCCCTACATTCTCGTCGAcgtcccctccaacctcctcctcaaaaagtTCCGCGCGGGCGTCTATCTCCCTTCCCTCATCACAGCCTGGGGCGTGGTGTGCTTGTCCATAGGGTTTGTCAAGTCCTATGCCGGGCTGATCGTCTgccggctgttgctggggttgtttgagggtgggattttgggaggggtgatCATTTACCTGGCCATGTTTTACAAGAGGCATGAGATGCTGTATCGGAGTGGGCTGTTTTACTGTGCGGCGCCGTTGAGTGGtgcttttggggggttgctggcgGGGGCGTTGGGGAATATTGAGGTGGGGGTGTATAAGAGGTGGCCGTGGATCTTCTTTG TGGAGGgggcggcgacggtggtgtttgggatcgtttgcttcttcttcatgcCTGATACGCCAGCCGCGTCACAGTTTTTGACAGAAGAACAACGGGACTGGGCactgaagaggatgaagatcgATGCGAGCGGCTCTACGGCTCTGGAGACAGTCGATGAGGAGAAGTTTGACTGGTTTTGGGTGTGGATGGCCATCAAGTCACCGCAGATGTGGTTCTGTGCTGGTGTTTGGTTCTTTTTGCTGGTGCCTCTCTAC AGTTTCTCGTTGTTCTTGCCGTCAATCGTCGCCGGCATGGGCTACACGTCAACCACAGCGCAGCTCTTTACTGTGCCACCCAATATGGCCGGCTTCGTCGTGGTCATTCTCACTGCTCACTTCTCTGACAAGGTCAAAAATCGAGGCGGCTTCATTGCTGCCGGCACTGTGGTTGGGATAGCGGGTTATGTGATGCTCCTTGTATCTGAGCAGAATGCAGTCAAGTATGCCGGCACATTTCTGATTGCTATGGGAGTGTTTCAAGCTTCACCTATGCTGATG GGGTGGGTTGCCAACAACCTGGCTCCTCACTACGTCAGGGCAGTGGGAGTGGGCATTGTGATATCCATCGCCAATTGCTCGGCATTCATTGGAACGTTTATCTACTTGCAACGAGATGC GCCAAAATACGCCCTGGGCCATTCCATCAGTCTTGGTGCCTTGGTCATCACACTCTTCCTGACGGGCCTTCAGGTGGCATATCTCAGTTGGGAGAACAGAAAGCGTGATAGCGGAGAAAGAGACGTTCGATTGGTGGAAGGCAGTGTGCATCGGCTAGGGCATCGTCATCCTGCTTTTCGCTACACACTGTAA
- a CDS encoding hypothetical protein (EggNog:ENOG503P43G; COG:O), whose product MRVLLQLFTLLWVYTSFATAAISWSLQKASNPTSDQNDAYARIENAMRLAVARYNRLAPRANKVVTVQYVPSVQTADGNFNGNIRFGSNRSYMNERVALHEISHTLGVGTTNGFNQRCSQNNWPTATPLLKSWDGQDAKINCGGSHVWPYGLNQNSEMSETNANRHCQLVNAMIIDGMF is encoded by the coding sequence ATGCGtgtccttctccagctctttACCCTCCTCTGGGTCTACACATCATTCGCCACTGCAGCCATCAGCTGGAGCCTCCAGAAGGCGAGCAACCCGACCTCTGACCAGAACGACGCCTACGCCCGTATCGAGAATGCCATGCGTCTCGCCGTTGCCAGGTACAACAGGCTCGCTCCACGGGCAAACAAAGTAGTGACAGTCCAATACGTCCCCTCTGTCCAAACCGCTGACGGCAACTTCAACGGCAACATCCGCTTCGGCTCAAACAGGTCCTATATGAATGAACGAGTTGCGCTACACGAGATCTCTCACACGCTAGGTGTGGGTACCACCAACGGGTTCAACCAGCGCTGCTCTCAAAACAACTGGCCGACAGCCACCCCCCTTCTGAAGAGCTGGGATGGGCAAGACGCAAAGATTAACTGCGGAGGCTCACACGTGTGGCCTTATGGTCTTAACCAGAATTCAGAAATGAGTGAAACGAACGCGAACAGACATTGTCAGCTTGTGAACGCAATGATCATTGATGGCATGTTTTga
- a CDS encoding hypothetical protein (EggNog:ENOG503NTVZ; COG:E) has product MATITQTQTTAATESAPLKLTLAYQEEIHEEYKYSAYLPVYDTETTFPPLKPFEFNDRGLVANKEKPNLLSKENAPALKVINLTPGIGTEIRGLQLSQLNDIQKDELALLIAERGVVVFRDQDFKDIGIEKQKEFGRYFGPLHIHPVGAHVKESQELHNIYLGSDNEYRNRRRGNRLTTTGYHSDVSYERQPPGITILTLLSVPPTGGDTAWESQTAAYARLSPPIQALLENLRAEHSGFPPAEGARRDGLFVRREPVKTEHPIVRVHPATGQKALFVNPGFTKRIVGLKDEESEALLKLLFHHITFGQDFQVRVKWEEGTVALWDNRVTSHTAISDYNVHVPQEGLRHGFRITTLAERPRGVNGLESRWDE; this is encoded by the exons ATGGCGACCATCACGCAGACTcaaaccaccgccgccaccgagaGTGCCCCTCTCAAGTTGACCCTGGCCTACCAGGAGGAGATTCATGAGGAG TACAAATACTCGGCATACCTCCCTGTCTATGACACCGAGACcacttttccccctctcaaACCCTTCGAGTTCAACGACAGAGGTCTCGTCGCCAACAAGGAAAAGCCCAATCTCTTGTCCAAAGAGAATGCCCCCGCTCTCAAAGTGATCAATTTGACCCCTGGTATTGGAACCGAAATCCGGGGTCTTCAGCTGAGTCAGCTCAACGACATCCAAAAGGACGAGTTGGCTCTCCTCATCGCCGAGAGAGGCGTCGTCGTTTTCCGCGATCAGGACTTCAAAGACATTGGCATCGAGAAGCAAAAAGAGTTTGGCCGGTACTTTGGGCCTCTTCACATTCAT CCCGTCGGTGCCCATGTCAAAGAATCGCAAGAATTGCATAACATATATTTGGGTAGCGACAACGAATACAGGAACCGCCGCCGAGGCAACCGTCTGACCACGACCGGCTATCACTCGGACGTTTCCTACGAGCGCCAACCCCCCGGGATCACCATCCTGACTTTGCTCTCGGTGCCCCCTACAGGAGGCGACACGGCATGGGAGTCCCAAACTGCCGCCTATGCCCGTCTTTCCCCTCCCATTCAGGCGCTTCTTGAAAACCTCCGCGCTGAGCACTCCGGCTTTCCCCCAGCAGAAGGCGCCCGCCGTGACGGCCTGTTTGTGCGCCGCGAACCAGTGAAAACCGAGCACCCGATCGTTCGGGTTCACCCTGCCACAGGCCAAAAGGCACTTTTTGTCAACCCGGGTTTTACCAAGAGGATTGTGGGGctgaaggatgaggagagcgagGCGCTGTTGAAGCTTCTTTTCCACCACATCACGTTTGGCCAGGACTTTCAAGTGAGGGTcaagtgggaggagggtacGGTCGCACTCTGGGATAATAGGGTGACAAGTCACACTGCTATCAGCGATTACAATGTCCACGTGCCCCAGGAAGGGTTGAGGCATGGGTTCAGGATCACGACGCTGGCAGAAAGGCCGAGGGGGGTCAATGGACTGGAGAGCAGATGGGATGAGTAA
- a CDS encoding hypothetical protein (EggNog:ENOG503P5FR; COG:S), giving the protein MVNISGARPHALRITIALFCILSVFLFFDPIGFASTMNHNLAPPGSTTTVTHIVLFKFKPDLHDGAVDVACAKILSLKENCLRPNSQHAYIKSITGGRDNSPENLQNGMTHAFVVQFENTDDRNYYVEQDPAHLAFKKEIEPLVEKITVLDYVSGVF; this is encoded by the exons ATGGTCAATATCTCCGGGGCCAGGCCTCACGCGTTGAGGATCACCATCGCCCTCTTCTGCATTCTCTCCGTGTTTCTGTTCTTCGACCCCATCGGCTTCGCATCCACCATGAACCACAACCTCGCACCCCCAGGCTCGACCACAACGGTGACACACATTGTCCTGTTCAAGTTTAAGCCCGATCTTCATGATGGAGCTGTAGATGTG GCCTGTGCCAAGATCTTGTCTCTCAAGGAAAACTGCCTTCGGCCCAATTCGCAACACGCGTATATCAAGAGTATTACAGGAGGTCGAGATAACTCCCCAGAAAACCTCCAG AATGGCATGACACATGCTTTCGTTGTGCAATTCGAAAACACGGATGATAGAAATTACTACGTGGAACAGGACCCCGCCCATCTGGCTttcaagaaggagattgaaCCTCTGGTCGAAAAGATTACCGTGCTCGACTATGTCAGCGGTGTGTTTTAG
- a CDS encoding hypothetical protein (COG:S; EggNog:ENOG503P06H), producing the protein MTLTIDTKLKLNSGYEIPQLGFGVYQTPPSDTARCVSEAVKAGYAHIDSAALYRNEGACGQAIRSFSRQKIFFTTKIMPYTLGYESVQSQIDRMLNETGLGYLDLVLIHAPYGGSAKRKESWKALVEAVEAGKVRSVGVSNYGVAHLDELERHIAELEEERGGKGKGGVISVGQWEIHPWCPRDDIVEWCKKRNIAVEAYCPLVQGNRWGEPIVKKLAEKHGKSEAQILIRWSLQKGLVPLPKSVKSERIVANAQVYDFELTEEDMKSLDTGVYEHVSWDPTTAPLKD; encoded by the exons ATGACGCTCACCATcgacaccaagctcaagctcaacagTGGCTACGAGATCCCTCAACTGGGCTTCGGTGTCTACCAGAC CCCCCCTTCAGATACAGCAAGATGCGTGTCCGAAGCTGTAAAGGCCGGCTACGCCCAT ATCGACTCTGCGGCATTGTACCGCAATGAAGGAGCTTGCGGCCAGGCCATTCGTTCCTTTTCCCGCCAGaagatcttcttcaccaccaagatcaTGCCTTACACACTGGGCTATGAGAGTGTTCAGTCCCAGATTGACCGCATGCTCAACGAGACGGGGCTCGGGTATCTCGATCTCGTGCTCATCCACGCCCCCTACGGCGGCTCGGCTAAACGCAAAGAATCGTGGAAGGCTCTGGtggaggctgttgaggccGGCAAGGTCAGAAGCGTCGGTGTAAGCAACTACGGCGTTGCCCATCTCGACGAGCTGGAAAGGCACATTgccgagttggaggaggagcgcggcggcaagggcaagggcggcGTCATCAGCGTTGGCCAGTGGGAGATTCACCCCTGGTGCCCCAGAGACGACATTGTCGAGTGGtgcaagaaaagaaacattGCTGTCGAGGCCTACTGCCCCTTGGTCCAGGGCAACCGATGGGGTGAGCCCATTGTCAAGAAGCTTGCCGAGAAGCATGGAAAGAGCGAAGCTCAGATCCTGATTCGTTGGAGCTTGCAGAAAGGCCTGGTTCCACTGCCCAAGAGCGTGAAGTCTGAAAGAATCGTGGCCAACGCTCAGGTCTACGACTTTGAGCTTACTGAGGAGGATATGAAGTCGTTAGACACTGGTGTGTACGAGCATGTGTCTTGGGATCCTACCACTGCTCCACTTAAGGATTAA
- a CDS encoding hypothetical protein (EggNog:ENOG503PGCC) has translation MARSDFAGSTLGSEPSSPTSPIGSDRSRGSSAPTTVTAASVDPLINPAQAIDGAEHQPTPSLASIAIEEPIPAEGWLDLARLMTKTPDFAAFSRFHDLHIKNLLYYQVELSVLREQLKDLEELDRDSNGLDLHGESEFHKEPEKIFWGPGTNSKQFLKIRELRECLKGYDEALLQYSQISTLPEPSTHNMRQLVKWLQDEDHGNMTVQGVGSEIWGDQQKKPEPPPLRQQFINLISFWNKTEPPTRADLVVPRWRKDVDGLTRWLAEELIPFREAVKNPHKREADDSESTAGQEGSEKTSTNHVEDADKEAQKRRSRTDNVRAYSGDTLLKLTYRGATLVACMVPIVAILCLSIVPNLYHKLTMITCFTVLFAVAVMCMTEGTRVQVFTATSAFLAVLVVFVPVQSS, from the exons ATGGCACGCTCAGACTTTGCAGGCTCAACTCTAGGCTCAGAGCCCTCAAGCCCAACCAGTCCCATCGGGAGTGACAGGTCGCGTGGAAGCAGCGCTCCGACAACTGTAACAGCGGCGTCAGTGGATCCCTTGATCAACCCGGCACAAGCCATAGACGGAGCGGAACACCAACCGACTCCATCACTCGCATCGATTGCCATTGAGGAACCAATCCCCGCTGAAGGCTGGCTTGATCTCGCAAGATTGATGACGAAGACACCAGATTTTGCGGCCTTTTCGCGGTTCCATGACCTTCACATCAAAAACCTTTTGTATTATCAAGTCGAATTATCAGTGTTGAGGGAACAATTGAAGGATCTGGAAGAGCTGGACAGGGATTCGAATGGTCTCGACCTTCATGGCGAGTCTGAGTTTCACAAAGAACCCGAGAAGATTTTCTGGGGACCGGGCACCAACAGTAAACAGTTTTTGAAGATTCGAGAATTGAGGGAATGTTTGAAGGGCTACG ACGAAGCGCTCTTGCAGTACTCCCAAATATCAACGCTCCCTGAACCCAGTACGCACAACATGCGACAACTAGTGAAGTGGCTCCAGGACGAAGATCATGGGAACATGACTGTTCAAGGAGTTGGCAGCGAGATATGGGGGGATCAGCAAAAGAAGCCAGAGCCTCCCCCACTTCGCCAACAGTTCATAAATCTCATCAGCTTCTGGAACAAGACGGAACCGCCAACCAGAGCAGACCTTGTGGTACCTCGTTGGCGAAAGGATGTCGACGGCCTGACACGGTGGCTCGCGGAGGAACTCATTCCCTTCAGAGAAGCTGTAAAGAACCCCCACAAGAGAGAAGCGGATGATTCGGAGTCTACGGCCGGTCAGGAAGGAAGCGAAAAGACATCTACCAACCATGTGGAGGATGCAGATAAAGAAGCGCAGAAAAGGAGGTCAAGAACC GACAACGTTCGAGCATACTCGGGCGACACGCTACTCAAGCTGACTTATCGCGGAGCAACTTTGGTGGCCTGCATGGTTCCAATTGTTGCCATTCTTTGCCTCTCTATCGTCCCCAACTTGTACCATAAACTGACCATGATCACATGCTTCACAGTTCTCTTCGCCGTAGCAGTCATGTGCATGACCGAAGGGACAAGAGTTCAAGTGTTTACGGCCACCTCCGC ATTCCTCGCCGTACTGGTGGTTTTTGTCCCGGTTCAAAGTTCCTGA